The Xenopus tropicalis strain Nigerian chromosome 2, UCB_Xtro_10.0, whole genome shotgun sequence genome window below encodes:
- the LOC100145165 gene encoding uncharacterized protein LOC100145165 isoform X1 has product MEETLRCHHMERTDSLKMETKQRGKFSSLDKREAKKVLERYVKRSLSNSSEKTAYKGTEKRQKEIERSASDIVRPGTMRVIMKEGKLAQQTPESTKAQTEDSSNITGINDEAANPNLVNSTDNANTSQNVKKQSWFKNFFGLLFKKKDDKKEERTTSCMPEDNATISSEAVCPQPPKKTIGRKNSIRKAFSFKKKAAEKVNVSQVQADCECNSKPKRPTALPLQHIYRPSSFRGSKKKKDCFYDKVTDEIEQIVKESDSLAAHTRKESFGDELTSKEAEDPDVLIKTIVSILRKEGDELNKKVKEDPTLSSFFREISYNSFRHLADVYVDKEVKNKVSDVTPEDIKFAYSVDFTAKVACISNHPVNRIMGFGNKYLQDTFPCPSYIRRPWNNSVDQDDVISPD; this is encoded by the exons GTGCCATCATATGGAAAGGACAGACAGCCTAAAGATGGAGACCAAACAAAGAGGAAAGTTCTCCTCTTTAGACAAACGAGAAGCCAAGAAGGTGCTTGAGAGATATGTGAAACGAAGCTTAAGCAACTCTTCTGAAAAGACTGCATACAAAGGAACTGAGAAAAGGCAGAAAGAAATTGAAAGATCTGCTAGTGATATAGTCAGACCTGGCACAATGAGGGTCATCATGAAGGAGGGCAAACTTGCACAACAAACGCCTGAAAGTACAAAAGCACAGACAGAAGACAGTTCTAACATAACAGGAATTAATGATGAAGCAGCTAACCCAAACCTGGTCAATAGTACAGACAATGCAAACACTTCACAAAATGTCAAAAAACAGTCCTGGTTtaagaatttttttggtttattatttaaaaagaaagatGACAAGAAAGAGGAGAGGACTACTAGCTGTATGCCTGAAGATAACGCAACCATTTCCTCTGAGGCCGTCTGTCCTCAGCCACCCAAAAAAACTATTGGAAGGAAAAATAGCATCAgaaaagcattttcttttaaaaagaaagctgctgaaaaagtTAATGTAAGCCAAGTGCAAGCAGATTGCGAGTGCAACAGTAAACCAAAGAGACCTACAGCCCTTCCATTGCAGCACATCTACAGGCCATCTTCATTCAGAGGAA gtaaaaagaaaaaagattgcTTCTATGATAAAGTGACAGATGAGATCGAACAAATTGTTAAAGAAAGCGACAGCCTTGCTGCACATACAAGGAAGGAGAGTTTTGGTGATGAATTAACTAGCAAAGAAGCAGAGGATCCTG atgtcctaattaaaacaatagtctCCATTTTAAGAAAAGAAGGAGATGAACTGAATAAGAAG GTTAAAGAAGATCCCACGCTCTCTTCCTTCTTCAGAGAAATTTCCTATAACTCATTCAGACACCTCGCAGATGTTTATGTTGACAAGGAAGTAAAAAACAAAGTCTCAGACGTGACACCAGAAGACATTAAATTTGCATACTCTGTTGACTTCACAGCTAAGGTGGCTTGTATTTCCAACCATCCTGTAAATCGAATCATGGGCTTTGGCAACAAGTATCTTCAAGATACTTTTCCGTGTCCTTCATACATTAGAAGACCATGG AATAACAGCGTGGATCAAGATGATGTTATCAGCCCAGACTGA
- the LOC100145165 gene encoding uncharacterized protein LOC100145165 isoform X2 has product MERTDSLKMETKQRGKFSSLDKREAKKVLERYVKRSLSNSSEKTAYKGTEKRQKEIERSASDIVRPGTMRVIMKEGKLAQQTPESTKAQTEDSSNITGINDEAANPNLVNSTDNANTSQNVKKQSWFKNFFGLLFKKKDDKKEERTTSCMPEDNATISSEAVCPQPPKKTIGRKNSIRKAFSFKKKAAEKVNVSQVQADCECNSKPKRPTALPLQHIYRPSSFRGSKKKKDCFYDKVTDEIEQIVKESDSLAAHTRKESFGDELTSKEAEDPDVLIKTIVSILRKEGDELNKKVKEDPTLSSFFREISYNSFRHLADVYVDKEVKNKVSDVTPEDIKFAYSVDFTAKVACISNHPVNRIMGFGNKYLQDTFPCPSYIRRPWNNSVDQDDVISPD; this is encoded by the exons ATGGAAAGGACAGACAGCCTAAAGATGGAGACCAAACAAAGAGGAAAGTTCTCCTCTTTAGACAAACGAGAAGCCAAGAAGGTGCTTGAGAGATATGTGAAACGAAGCTTAAGCAACTCTTCTGAAAAGACTGCATACAAAGGAACTGAGAAAAGGCAGAAAGAAATTGAAAGATCTGCTAGTGATATAGTCAGACCTGGCACAATGAGGGTCATCATGAAGGAGGGCAAACTTGCACAACAAACGCCTGAAAGTACAAAAGCACAGACAGAAGACAGTTCTAACATAACAGGAATTAATGATGAAGCAGCTAACCCAAACCTGGTCAATAGTACAGACAATGCAAACACTTCACAAAATGTCAAAAAACAGTCCTGGTTtaagaatttttttggtttattatttaaaaagaaagatGACAAGAAAGAGGAGAGGACTACTAGCTGTATGCCTGAAGATAACGCAACCATTTCCTCTGAGGCCGTCTGTCCTCAGCCACCCAAAAAAACTATTGGAAGGAAAAATAGCATCAgaaaagcattttcttttaaaaagaaagctgctgaaaaagtTAATGTAAGCCAAGTGCAAGCAGATTGCGAGTGCAACAGTAAACCAAAGAGACCTACAGCCCTTCCATTGCAGCACATCTACAGGCCATCTTCATTCAGAGGAA gtaaaaagaaaaaagattgcTTCTATGATAAAGTGACAGATGAGATCGAACAAATTGTTAAAGAAAGCGACAGCCTTGCTGCACATACAAGGAAGGAGAGTTTTGGTGATGAATTAACTAGCAAAGAAGCAGAGGATCCTG atgtcctaattaaaacaatagtctCCATTTTAAGAAAAGAAGGAGATGAACTGAATAAGAAG GTTAAAGAAGATCCCACGCTCTCTTCCTTCTTCAGAGAAATTTCCTATAACTCATTCAGACACCTCGCAGATGTTTATGTTGACAAGGAAGTAAAAAACAAAGTCTCAGACGTGACACCAGAAGACATTAAATTTGCATACTCTGTTGACTTCACAGCTAAGGTGGCTTGTATTTCCAACCATCCTGTAAATCGAATCATGGGCTTTGGCAACAAGTATCTTCAAGATACTTTTCCGTGTCCTTCATACATTAGAAGACCATGG AATAACAGCGTGGATCAAGATGATGTTATCAGCCCAGACTGA
- the LOC100145165 gene encoding uncharacterized protein LOC100145165 (The RefSeq protein has 1 substitution compared to this genomic sequence) — METKQRGKFSSLDKREAKKVLERYVKRSLSNSSEKTAYKGTEKRQKEIERSASDIVRPGTMRVIMKEGKLAQQTPESTKAQTEDSSNITGINDEAANPNLVNSTDNANASQNVKKQSWFKNFFGLLFKKKDDKKEERTTSCMPEDNATISSEAVCPQPPKKTIGRKNSIRKAFSFKKKAAEKVNVSQVQADCECNSKPKRPTALPLQHIYRPSSFRGSKKKKDCFYDKVTDEIEQIVKESDSLAAHTRKESFGDELTSKEAEDPDVLIKTIVSILRKEGDELNKKNNSVDQDDVISPD, encoded by the exons ATGGAGACCAAACAAAGAGGAAAGTTCTCCTCTTTAGACAAACGAGAAGCCAAGAAGGTGCTTGAGAGATATGTGAAACGAAGCTTAAGCAACTCTTCTGAAAAGACTGCATACAAAGGAACTGAGAAAAGGCAGAAAGAAATTGAAAGATCTGCTAGTGATATAGTCAGACCTGGCACAATGAGGGTCATCATGAAGGAGGGCAAACTTGCACAACAAACGCCTGAAAGTACAAAAGCACAGACAGAAGACAGTTCTAACATAACAGGAATTAATGATGAAGCAGCTAACCCAAACCTGGTCAATAGTACAGACAATGCAAACACTTCACAAAATGTCAAAAAACAGTCCTGGTTtaagaatttttttggtttattatttaaaaagaaagatGACAAGAAAGAGGAGAGGACTACTAGCTGTATGCCTGAAGATAACGCAACCATTTCCTCTGAGGCCGTCTGTCCTCAGCCACCCAAAAAAACTATTGGAAGGAAAAATAGCATCAgaaaagcattttcttttaaaaagaaagctgctgaaaaagtTAATGTAAGCCAAGTGCAAGCAGATTGCGAGTGCAACAGTAAACCAAAGAGACCTACAGCCCTTCCATTGCAGCACATCTACAGGCCATCTTCATTCAGAGGAA gtaaaaagaaaaaagattgcTTCTATGATAAAGTGACAGATGAGATCGAACAAATTGTTAAAGAAAGCGACAGCCTTGCTGCACATACAAGGAAGGAGAGTTTTGGTGATGAATTAACTAGCAAAGAAGCAGAGGATCCTG atgtcctaattaaaacaatagtctCCATTTTAAGAAAAGAAGGAGATGAACTGAATAAGAAG AATAACAGCGTGGATCAAGATGATGTTATCAGCCCAGACTGA